In the Acidimicrobiia bacterium genome, one interval contains:
- a CDS encoding amidohydrolase family protein produces MRTVLAGARIFDVEARAFSSSDVAVEGDRIIEVGPGLDGDVSVDLTGRTILPGLIDTHVHVMISSLDLFGSMQEPYSLRFYQAIANLRATLEAGITSIRDAGGADLGVKTAVERGLISGPHMQIAIGMLSQTGGHGDGWLPSGMNLRVLEGDHPGAPKTIVDGPEEVRKKVRELVRAGADVIKVATSGGVLSPRDDPRHAHFDLVELRALVAEASAAGLFVMAHAQATDGIKNAVRAGIRSIEHGIFLDDEAIELMIANGTYLVPTLVAPTGVSKAAAAGARIPEASIQKANEVIDIHRQSFARAVQAGVKIAMGTDTGVTPHGDNLEELSLMASGGMDRQDVLVAATQSAADLLGLGNEVGSITPGKRADLTMISGDPLEFDDWVIDSVWKSGMQVVG; encoded by the coding sequence GTGAGAACGGTTCTGGCCGGTGCTCGGATCTTCGACGTCGAAGCTCGGGCTTTCTCGTCGAGTGATGTGGCTGTCGAAGGTGACCGGATCATCGAGGTGGGTCCCGGCCTCGATGGAGACGTCTCGGTCGACCTGACCGGGCGCACCATCCTTCCCGGACTGATCGACACCCACGTTCATGTCATGATTTCGTCTCTGGACCTGTTCGGGTCCATGCAAGAGCCGTACTCCCTGCGCTTCTATCAGGCTATTGCCAACCTCCGCGCCACGCTTGAGGCGGGCATCACGTCGATTCGAGACGCCGGAGGTGCCGACCTCGGAGTCAAGACCGCCGTCGAACGTGGTCTGATATCGGGCCCTCACATGCAGATCGCCATCGGGATGCTTTCCCAAACGGGTGGCCACGGCGACGGGTGGCTGCCGTCCGGGATGAATCTACGGGTTCTTGAGGGTGACCACCCGGGCGCACCGAAGACCATCGTGGATGGTCCCGAAGAGGTACGCAAGAAAGTTAGGGAACTTGTACGGGCTGGAGCGGATGTCATCAAAGTAGCCACCTCTGGTGGCGTGCTTTCGCCCCGGGACGACCCCCGGCACGCTCACTTCGATCTCGTCGAACTGCGGGCCCTGGTTGCTGAGGCCTCAGCCGCCGGACTCTTCGTGATGGCTCACGCTCAGGCCACCGACGGAATAAAGAATGCCGTGCGCGCCGGGATTCGATCCATCGAGCACGGCATTTTCTTGGACGACGAGGCAATCGAATTGATGATCGCCAACGGCACTTACCTGGTCCCGACTCTGGTGGCACCCACCGGTGTTTCGAAGGCCGCCGCGGCCGGGGCGCGCATCCCGGAAGCGTCAATTCAGAAGGCGAACGAGGTGATCGACATCCATCGCCAGTCGTTTGCCAGAGCCGTCCAAGCCGGTGTCAAGATCGCCATGGGCACGGACACTGGAGTTACTCCTCACGGTGACAATCTTGAAGAATTGAGCCTGATGGCGAGCGGAGGCATGGATCGGCAAGATGTGCTGGTCGCTGCCACTCAGTCGGCGGCCGACCTACTCGGCCTCGGTAACGAGGTTGGTTCCATCACCCCCGGAAAACGAGCCGACCTGACCATGATTTCCGGCGACCCACTCGAATTCGACGATTGGGTCATCGACTCTGTCTGGAAATCTGGCATGCAAGTGGTCGGGTAG
- a CDS encoding TetR/AcrR family transcriptional regulator, translating to MPRIRAASIGEHKELTRAQVLEEAERLFGEYGYEQVSLGDVAGAVGIGRTTLYDYFRDKEDLLATLVEEILPATIERMVRELPERLSWRDRLAALSVAMVDFVATDPTLGLILHREVAKLSTEAQDRVGRAHRGLSTEFVTIYQGGVEAGELKALPYDLVGRFLQDLIMSAAKALIDSPDPGVRRQEVTDAMVSVLLSGMGT from the coding sequence ATGCCTCGCATCAGAGCTGCCAGCATCGGAGAACACAAAGAGCTAACCCGCGCCCAGGTGCTTGAGGAAGCCGAACGGCTCTTTGGCGAATATGGGTACGAGCAAGTGTCGCTCGGCGATGTCGCCGGGGCGGTCGGAATCGGCCGGACGACACTGTATGACTACTTCCGCGACAAAGAGGACCTGCTGGCAACCCTCGTCGAGGAAATCTTGCCGGCCACGATCGAGCGCATGGTTCGCGAGCTTCCCGAACGACTCTCCTGGCGAGATCGACTGGCGGCCCTCTCGGTGGCCATGGTCGACTTCGTCGCAACCGATCCGACACTCGGTCTGATCTTGCATCGCGAAGTGGCGAAGTTGTCAACCGAAGCCCAGGATCGGGTTGGCCGGGCTCATCGTGGTCTGTCAACCGAGTTCGTAACGATCTACCAGGGCGGGGTCGAGGCCGGCGAACTCAAGGCCCTTCCATACGATCTGGTCGGACGCTTTCTTCAGGATCTCATCATGTCGGCTGCCAAAGCCCTTATCGACTCGCCTGATCCGGGAGTGAGGCGCCAAGAGGTCACCGACGCGATGGTATCGGTGCTCCTGTCAGGAATGGGCACGTGA
- a CDS encoding adenylosuccinate synthase produces the protein MTATIVLGAQWGDEGKGRVVDHFSKNADMAVRFQGGNNAGHTIVIGEEKFALSMTPSGVLYPHVTPVIASGTVIDPKALLNELAMLNERGIATSKLRISSNAHLIMPYHRKMDAIQERYLGRNQIGTTKKGIGPAYTDKFARSGIRVQDLFDPKIFRDKLTLSLVEKNKILTRVYNQLPMDADEIATEYLGYAEQLMPFVTDTSLLVWEAINDGKTVVFEGGQGTLLDVDHGTYPFVTSSNPTAGGVLTGTGIGPKAIDEVIGVSKAYLTRVGTGPFPTELLDETGDRMIDLGHEYGVVTGRRRRAGWLDVVALRYAVRINSLTSIFLTKLDILSAFDEIKVCVGYTSLGEQYSEFPRQQRVLYNCQPIYETLPGWRTDITETRAYVDLPKEAQQYIEFIEDQLRTPCDWISVGPEREQLLTRR, from the coding sequence ATGACAGCCACGATCGTGCTCGGCGCACAGTGGGGCGACGAAGGCAAAGGCCGGGTCGTCGATCATTTCTCGAAGAACGCGGATATGGCGGTGCGGTTCCAGGGTGGAAACAATGCCGGCCACACAATCGTCATCGGGGAGGAAAAATTCGCACTGTCGATGACCCCGAGCGGAGTCCTGTATCCCCACGTCACTCCGGTCATCGCCTCAGGAACCGTGATTGACCCAAAGGCGCTCCTCAACGAGTTGGCGATGCTCAACGAACGAGGCATCGCGACGTCAAAGCTCCGAATCTCGTCAAACGCTCATCTCATCATGCCGTATCACCGCAAGATGGATGCCATTCAGGAGCGATACCTTGGCCGGAATCAGATCGGCACCACCAAGAAGGGCATTGGGCCGGCCTACACGGATAAGTTCGCCCGGTCGGGGATCCGGGTCCAGGACCTGTTCGATCCGAAGATCTTCCGCGACAAACTGACCCTTTCCTTGGTTGAAAAGAACAAGATCCTCACCCGGGTCTATAACCAACTCCCGATGGACGCCGACGAGATAGCCACCGAATACCTCGGTTATGCCGAGCAGCTCATGCCGTTCGTCACCGATACCTCCCTTCTCGTTTGGGAAGCGATCAACGATGGCAAAACCGTCGTGTTTGAGGGAGGCCAGGGAACCCTGCTCGATGTCGATCATGGAACCTACCCGTTCGTGACGTCCTCCAACCCGACCGCTGGCGGCGTCCTGACCGGCACGGGAATCGGTCCCAAAGCCATTGACGAAGTAATCGGCGTGTCAAAGGCGTACCTGACTCGGGTCGGGACCGGGCCATTTCCGACCGAACTCCTCGACGAGACCGGCGATCGCATGATCGACCTCGGGCACGAATATGGGGTGGTCACCGGGCGGCGCCGGAGGGCCGGATGGCTTGACGTCGTGGCGCTTCGCTACGCAGTTCGAATCAACTCCCTCACGTCGATCTTCTTGACCAAGCTCGACATTCTCTCGGCTTTCGACGAGATCAAAGTGTGTGTTGGCTACACATCGCTTGGTGAGCAATACAGCGAATTCCCCCGCCAACAACGGGTTCTCTATAACTGCCAACCAATCTACGAAACGCTCCCCGGCTGGAGAACTGACATCACCGAGACCCGGGCCTACGTTGACCTCCCCAAGGAGGCCCAGCAATACATCGAGTTCATCGAGGATCAACTCCGGACCCCCTGTGATTGGATCTCAGTCGGCCCAGAGCGTGAGCAACTCCTGACTCGTCGATGA